AAGATCGGACAGCGCCCCTTGAACCAGGGCGAGATATTTTTTGAGGAGGTAAAGATTCCGAAGAAGTATATGATCGTTCCTGATCCAGCGGCCTCCCGGCCTCTGCTGCAAGCGATCTTCACCGCCGCCAACACGGGCATGGGCCTTCTTTTTTGCGGGCTGGCCAAGGCCGCCTTTGACGAGGCGCTTAAGTATTCCAAAGAGCGCGTTCAGGGTGGTGTGCCCATCTTCGAGCATCAGAACATTAAACTGAAGCTCATGGACATGTTCAATATGGTCGAAGCCGCACGGTCATTGGCCCGCAGAACTTTGGCTTACAACGCTGCCAATCCGCCTGGATCAACCCCGCACGCCATGGCGACCAAGATACGATCCACCGAGGCCGCGTTTTTAGTCGCCAGTGAGGCCATTCAGATTTTCGGCGGAAATGGCCTGAGCAGGGAATATCCTATTGAAAAAATATTCAGGGACGCCAAGGCCTCCATGATCGAAGACGGCGAAAACAGCGCCCTGGCCTTGACCGGCGCGGCCTTTCTCTAAATCGCATAACATAAATCTTTGGTGCGCCTGGCAGGATTCGAGCCGGTGCATAACGGTTTTCTTATTTTTCCTTCTTCAATTTAGCTAACGCCCTATCAACAGGGGATAAACTACGCTTTCCCTGTGCCAATTCTTCAGGAGTCATGACCGTGCCCGCACCTGACATAATAACAAAATTTGATAACGCGGCCTGTACCGCGAGGCGAAATCCCATGGCGTCCTGGGCCTGGTTTATC
The DNA window shown above is from Deltaproteobacteria bacterium and carries:
- a CDS encoding acyl-CoA dehydrogenase; the encoded protein is SHATVHVNLDPSQGMHGSGVCIIPLDLPGISKGKPLDKIGQRPLNQGEIFFEEVKIPKKYMIVPDPAASRPLLQAIFTAANTGMGLLFCGLAKAAFDEALKYSKERVQGGVPIFEHQNIKLKLMDMFNMVEAARSLARRTLAYNAANPPGSTPHAMATKIRSTEAAFLVASEAIQIFGGNGLSREYPIEKIFRDAKASMIEDGENSALALTGAAFL